TCTCACTCTTTTTGTAATACGCTTCTAGAAGATTTTCATTTAGCTTGTAGAAAGTCGGACCCCATTTTACTAATGATAGCAACTTTAATCCAAGTTCTTTCTCACCTATAATAATCAGACTCGCGGCAACTGCTTCTAGCGAGGATAGTTTGAAAGGTTTTGCGTAGTTGATAGGGTTGCCTGCTAATAAAAATGGTAGTCTTCTACTTAGAGAATTTTCGTATTTTTTGAAGAATTTTTCATCGGATTTGTTCCATGAACTATCTAATACTGTTAGTCCTCTTTTTTGTATTATCTCTCTATCTTCATACGATAATGTTTTATTGGAAATTGGATTCAATAAGATTCCTTTTGGCGTCCTTACTCGTATGGCGAATCCCTTTCTGATCATTCTTTTTGCTGTACACTTTTTTGGATCGTCTTGTTCAAATTCAATCACAAAAATTTGCATTAATTGTCGCAAAGTTCTTATATCTTTATAAAATTAAAAGTCTGTGGATAAAAGTGGCTAGTGCGATAGTCCTTATAAATACAGATGCTGGTGGAGAGGAAGAAGTATTTGAAAAGTTAAAAAACATGAATGAAGTAGTGGAAGCATATGTAGTTTATGGAGTTTATGATATTGTAATAAAAGTAGAGACTGAAAATATGGATAAGCTTAAGAACTTCATTAGCAATTCTATCAGAAAAATACCAAAAGTGAGATCTACGCTAACTATGATAATTATGGAGGGAAAAAGTGTAATAAAGAAATGAGATATATAATAGGTATTGATGATCACGACTCATATAATCTTGGATGTACAACACATTTTTCTGTAATTTTGCTTTCTAAACTATTAAAGAATCATAATGCAATTTTGTTAGATATGCCATATCTAGTAAGATTAAACCCAAATATACCTTGGAAGACAAGAGGTAATGCGAGCATAAGAATTGAAATTGAATTTAACGGAACTAAGAAAGAACTTGCGGACCTAATTTTTTCATACTCAACTAAATACGTAAAAGAAATTTCCTTTGCGCTGGAACGTGATAGAAAACCTGGCCTAGCAATAATAGAATATAATAACTACGTAAGATCACTTAGTAAATTAAATAGTTTCTATCTTAAAGGGGTTTCAGATGTGATTCCTCTTGATTATGCTAAGAGATTTGCAGAAAAAACTGACATAGAAGTTAGAGGAGATAGAGGAATTATTGGAAGTATTGCAGCGTTAGGAGTGTATGGAGCTTATACTTACGAATTAATAACTTACAGAAAAAGGGAAAATTGGCTTAAGAAAAGGATAATAGACACCGAGTCAGTAAAAAGATTTGATGAAATTACATTTCCTATGACATTTGCCAATTACGATTACGTAAAGGAAAATCCTTTTATAATTCCACATGGTAGCGATCCAATATTATATGGGGTTAGAGGAACTTCTATAGAAGATTTATTGAAAGCCTTACACGAAATAAAAACAAATGAGGATATAGACTTCTTCGCCATATTTAAATCTAATCAAGGCACAAGTATTCATTTTCATAAAACTGGGGAGTTTTTCTATCAAGAAATTAAAAAAGTCATTGAAGTAAGAAGTGTTGAGGTAGGTAAAGGAGGTGATGTATTAATTAGATCTACTAATAATGATATTCTATTTGTTTATAAGGAAACTGGGGAGTTAAATAATGCGGCCAAATTGCTAAAGGCCGGGGATAAGATTCTTGTTTTAGGTGCAATTAAACCATCAACAAAATACGAAAAAATAATAGAACTTGAACAATTTGAAATAATAGAACTAAATGATATAGAATATACTAATCCAAAATGCCCAAAATGTGGCAGTTCAACTGAATCTTTAGGAAGAAATAAGGGATTTAGATGTAAGAAATGTAGATATATTATAAAATCTTCATCTAAGGTTATTAAGAGAGTTTCAAGGGATTTATCGCTAGGGGTCTATCAAACTAGGATTTATAGACATTTGACAAAACCTTTATTTTTAGAGCTAAGGTACACAAATAAACAATTTGAAGATGAGATTAAATTTTTAGATTTATTTAGAGCAGAACTGTATAAGATAAATTACGTGTTATAACTTAATTATCCTAGTTTAAATGTAATAATTGGTATTGTCCTTATAGATTATGTGAAGATTTTTACGAAAAATAAAAATGGAATGGGTTAACGTACCCCCATTCTACTTTTTCTCTTCTTATTATCATCTTTCTTGAGCTATAATCTTTAATATGAAATGAAGTAAAAGAAAAATAGTTATTAACAAACAGCTAGTAGAACACACGACTTAATTCTGTGATATTATTCATTATATTTTTAATAAGTCTACTTTTTTCCCTTATTACTCTAGTTTTAAACGTGGAATTTA
The nucleotide sequence above comes from Sulfolobus tengchongensis. Encoded proteins:
- a CDS encoding DUF367 family protein, encoding MQIFVIEFEQDDPKKCTAKRMIRKGFAIRVRTPKGILLNPISNKTLSYEDREIIQKRGLTVLDSSWNKSDEKFFKKYENSLSRRLPFLLAGNPINYAKPFKLSSLEAVAASLIIIGEKELGLKLLSLVKWGPTFYKLNENLLEAYYKKSEREILEVEEEFLAGYLGGP
- a CDS encoding tRNA(Ile)(2)-agmatinylcytidine synthase, with translation MRYIIGIDDHDSYNLGCTTHFSVILLSKLLKNHNAILLDMPYLVRLNPNIPWKTRGNASIRIEIEFNGTKKELADLIFSYSTKYVKEISFALERDRKPGLAIIEYNNYVRSLSKLNSFYLKGVSDVIPLDYAKRFAEKTDIEVRGDRGIIGSIAALGVYGAYTYELITYRKRENWLKKRIIDTESVKRFDEITFPMTFANYDYVKENPFIIPHGSDPILYGVRGTSIEDLLKALHEIKTNEDIDFFAIFKSNQGTSIHFHKTGEFFYQEIKKVIEVRSVEVGKGGDVLIRSTNNDILFVYKETGELNNAAKLLKAGDKILVLGAIKPSTKYEKIIELEQFEIIELNDIEYTNPKCPKCGSSTESLGRNKGFRCKKCRYIIKSSSKVIKRVSRDLSLGVYQTRIYRHLTKPLFLELRYTNKQFEDEIKFLDLFRAELYKINYVL
- a CDS encoding Lrp/AsnC ligand binding domain-containing protein, yielding MASAIVLINTDAGGEEEVFEKLKNMNEVVEAYVVYGVYDIVIKVETENMDKLKNFISNSIRKIPKVRSTLTMIIMEGKSVIKK